In Oscillatoria acuminata PCC 6304, a single window of DNA contains:
- a CDS encoding metal ABC transporter ATP-binding protein, with product MKRPNPFNPGSSWKNQPQTSSDQAICVSHLGVNYRQVEALTDVNAVIRPGRLTGIIGPNGAGKSTLIKAMLGLTPILRGRVLYQGKPLMEQRDRIAYVPQRSQIDWTYPATVWDVVMMGRAKKTGWFRRYSTVSRQIASDAIARVGMSDYRNRKIGDLSGGQQQRVFLARSLAQQAEIFCFDEPFVGIDQKTETVLFEIFHELAEAGKIVVVVNHDLGESITHFDDLILLNRELIACGGREQVLRSDNMYRAYQGQVQFFSDRAA from the coding sequence ATGAAAAGACCTAACCCTTTCAACCCGGGCAGTTCCTGGAAAAATCAGCCTCAAACTTCGTCAGATCAAGCCATCTGCGTCAGTCATCTGGGGGTCAATTATCGCCAGGTCGAGGCCCTGACCGATGTCAATGCGGTGATTCGCCCAGGACGCCTCACCGGGATTATTGGACCTAATGGTGCCGGGAAAAGCACGTTAATCAAAGCGATGTTAGGATTAACCCCCATTCTCAGGGGTAGGGTCCTCTATCAGGGCAAACCTCTGATGGAACAACGCGATCGCATCGCCTATGTCCCCCAGCGATCGCAAATTGACTGGACCTATCCCGCCACGGTTTGGGATGTGGTGATGATGGGACGGGCCAAGAAAACCGGCTGGTTTCGGCGCTATAGTACGGTCAGTCGTCAGATTGCCTCCGATGCGATCGCCCGAGTCGGCATGAGTGACTACCGCAACCGCAAAATTGGGGATTTATCCGGGGGACAACAGCAGCGCGTGTTTTTAGCGCGATCGCTGGCGCAACAAGCCGAGATATTCTGTTTCGATGAGCCCTTTGTGGGCATCGACCAAAAAACCGAAACGGTCCTGTTTGAGATTTTTCACGAACTTGCCGAAGCGGGAAAAATTGTGGTAGTGGTGAATCACGACCTGGGGGAATCGATTACCCATTTTGATGATTTAATCCTATTAAATCGGGAATTAATTGCCTGTGGTGGTCGAGAACAAGTCCTGCGATCGGACAATATGTATCGTGCTTATCAAGGACAGGTGCAGTTTTTTAGCGATCGGGCTGCTTAG
- a CDS encoding SGNH/GDSL hydrolase family protein — protein sequence MAANFSEIYVFGDSLSDTGQLFEQSQAQYPPSSLYFEGRFSNGPVWVEYLADELNIPFNPDTNFAYGGATTGEMNRNETPSRGLLDQVNRFQQNQDSADPNALYIVWAGPNDYLGNQESNPNQPVSNVSEAIATLAAMGAQNFLVPNLPDLGNLPATRNQQSSVQLNELIRLHNQGLAQSLQQLSSRLGSEVEIIPLNVNEIYNLVLDNPADFGFRNVTEPCLNQQRGMTCQNPQEYLFWDDIHPTTFAHEKLGVYAFQLLENSEAAIRPDMSSVKERVGVPTVGVEKRLKSRMPAQIGPN from the coding sequence ATGGCAGCCAACTTTAGCGAAATATATGTTTTTGGTGACAGTCTCTCGGATACGGGGCAGTTGTTTGAACAGTCCCAAGCTCAATATCCCCCGAGTTCCTTGTACTTTGAGGGGCGGTTTTCTAATGGTCCGGTCTGGGTCGAATATTTGGCCGATGAGTTAAATATCCCGTTTAATCCGGATACAAATTTTGCTTATGGAGGGGCGACGACAGGGGAAATGAATCGGAATGAAACCCCCTCACGAGGACTGTTGGATCAGGTAAATCGCTTCCAACAAAACCAAGATTCAGCAGACCCAAATGCCCTTTATATTGTCTGGGCGGGACCCAACGATTACCTGGGGAATCAGGAGAGTAATCCCAATCAACCTGTGTCGAATGTTTCTGAGGCGATCGCCACCCTAGCGGCAATGGGCGCTCAAAATTTTCTGGTGCCAAATCTGCCGGATTTAGGGAATTTACCCGCCACCCGAAATCAGCAGAGTTCGGTGCAGTTAAATGAATTAATTCGCTTGCATAATCAAGGATTAGCCCAATCTCTGCAACAATTGAGCAGCCGCCTCGGTTCCGAGGTGGAAATTATTCCCTTGAATGTCAATGAAATTTATAATCTGGTGTTGGATAACCCGGCAGATTTTGGGTTTAGAAACGTCACCGAACCTTGTCTGAATCAACAAAGGGGGATGACTTGCCAAAATCCCCAGGAATATCTATTTTGGGATGATATTCATCCGACCACTTTTGCCCATGAAAAACTCGGGGTCTACGCTTTTCAGCTATTAGAAAACAGCGAAGCGGCAATCCGTCCCGATATGAGTTCAGTGAAGGAAAGAGTCGGAGTCCCTACGGTGGGGGTGGAGAAACGGCTTAAATCCCGGATGCCAGCCCAAATTGGCCCGAATTAA
- a CDS encoding DUF7219 family protein: protein MHDKFDFISPRSRYYGKITPDNPENMVFNANLQEFAQRVSVISCLETGGKLQPEDAYKQIKTLWKQLKRSKKQLGIGTESDEAE from the coding sequence ATGCATGACAAATTTGATTTTATATCTCCTCGCAGTCGTTACTACGGCAAAATTACACCAGACAATCCAGAAAATATGGTGTTTAATGCCAACTTGCAGGAGTTTGCCCAGCGCGTTAGCGTGATTAGTTGTTTAGAAACCGGGGGGAAATTACAGCCAGAGGACGCTTACAAACAAATTAAGACGCTTTGGAAACAGCTCAAACGGTCGAAAAAACAATTAGGAATTGGCACTGAGTCCGATGAGGCTGAATAA
- a CDS encoding Crp/Fnr family transcriptional regulator, giving the protein MTIATLASIPSTLGRTFSRKEAIPMWQNVLWKIDRGVVRTIAWTEDGSTIASGYWGPGDVVGEPLCCINGYQIECLTAVEVSIIPGHQWQQVLDAIRTHTQKTEELLTIIHCKQVQERLLKFLVWLSDKFARPVEEGRLLELPMTHQEIAEAIGISRVTVTRLLQRLENEGAIARPHRQSILLYESSGLPLV; this is encoded by the coding sequence ATGACCATTGCAACTTTAGCGTCAATCCCCTCCACCCTGGGGCGAACATTCAGCCGCAAAGAGGCGATCCCGATGTGGCAAAATGTCCTGTGGAAAATCGATCGCGGAGTGGTCCGGACGATCGCCTGGACGGAAGATGGGTCCACCATCGCCTCCGGATATTGGGGGCCAGGAGATGTGGTGGGTGAACCCCTCTGTTGTATTAACGGTTATCAAATAGAATGTTTAACTGCCGTGGAAGTCAGCATCATTCCAGGGCATCAGTGGCAACAAGTCTTAGATGCCATTCGCACCCACACCCAAAAAACCGAAGAACTCCTCACGATTATTCACTGTAAGCAAGTTCAGGAACGGTTGCTCAAGTTTTTGGTCTGGTTAAGCGATAAATTTGCGCGTCCCGTGGAAGAGGGACGGTTGCTAGAATTGCCCATGACCCATCAAGAAATTGCCGAGGCGATCGGCATCTCCCGGGTTACCGTGACTCGCCTCCTCCAACGCCTAGAAAATGAAGGGGCGATCGCCCGTCCCCATCGTCAATCCATTCTGCTCTACGAATCCAGCGGTTTGCCATTGGTTTGA
- a CDS encoding metal ABC transporter solute-binding protein, Zn/Mn family yields the protein MRAIADYPRKPSLLKLATGLILGFCLSSCTNPGVNRGEDISEGQPQVVSTSTIIADLTESIATEEFQLTSILTPGVDPHVYEPVPEDSIAFENADLILYNGYNLEPELIKLMNAAGVNARKLAVGEVVPPLPTEEEGEMAPDPHIWGNVMNAIAMVNAIRDALSELSPENAAAIQENAANYTATLEQLHQWIQAQIATIPPENRRLVTTHDAFQYYAQGYGLEITGTLIGISTEEQPSAQTVTQLVEEIKRTEVPAIFAETTINSQLIRTVAEEAQVKLAPQELYSDSIGVPGSEADSYLKMMVSNTRAVVEALGGTYTPFVEAQN from the coding sequence ATGAGAGCGATCGCGGACTATCCGAGAAAACCATCCCTATTGAAACTGGCCACTGGCTTAATTTTAGGGTTTTGCCTGAGTAGCTGTACCAACCCTGGGGTGAATCGGGGGGAGGATATTTCCGAGGGTCAGCCCCAGGTGGTCTCCACCAGTACCATTATTGCCGACTTAACCGAGTCCATTGCTACAGAAGAGTTCCAACTCACCAGCATTTTGACCCCGGGAGTCGATCCCCATGTTTATGAACCTGTCCCCGAGGACTCGATTGCCTTCGAGAATGCGGATTTGATTCTCTATAACGGCTATAACCTAGAACCGGAACTGATTAAGTTGATGAATGCTGCCGGAGTCAATGCCCGGAAATTGGCAGTGGGGGAAGTGGTCCCACCGTTGCCAACTGAGGAAGAGGGGGAAATGGCACCGGACCCTCATATTTGGGGAAATGTCATGAATGCGATCGCAATGGTCAACGCGATTCGGGATGCCTTAAGTGAACTCTCCCCAGAAAATGCCGCAGCAATCCAGGAAAATGCCGCCAACTATACGGCCACCTTGGAACAACTCCATCAATGGATTCAGGCGCAAATTGCCACAATTCCCCCGGAAAACCGCCGCTTAGTCACCACTCATGATGCGTTCCAATACTATGCTCAAGGCTATGGGTTAGAGATTACCGGCACCTTAATTGGCATCAGTACAGAGGAACAACCCAGCGCCCAAACGGTGACGCAGTTGGTGGAAGAAATTAAACGAACAGAGGTTCCGGCGATTTTTGCAGAAACAACGATTAATTCACAACTGATCCGGACTGTAGCAGAGGAGGCCCAGGTCAAGTTGGCCCCGCAGGAACTCTATTCCGATTCCATTGGTGTGCCTGGTAGCGAGGCAGATTCTTATCTTAAGATGATGGTCTCGAATACCCGTGCAGTGGTTGAAGCATTGGGGGGAACTTATACCCCGTTTGTGGAGGCGCAGAATTAA
- a CDS encoding tetratricopeptide repeat protein: MIRHFLACGLAGLVMVTALPRVSRATLPPVSQSNSQADLEQAEAYNNQGYDLASQGRFTEAVAAFERAIALYPGYDTAYNNLGITYAQLGNFPAAVSAFEEAITLNSANVEYYNNLGSALGSLGRIAEATNIFKEAIARYPNEPDSHFNLAIAFLNQNQVPEAIASLKTARDLYQIRNNFAAVQQINQILQDLEL; the protein is encoded by the coding sequence ATGATTCGACATTTCCTCGCCTGTGGACTAGCTGGTTTAGTCATGGTAACCGCGTTGCCCAGGGTCTCCCGTGCGACTCTGCCTCCCGTGAGTCAGAGCAATTCTCAGGCGGATTTAGAACAGGCAGAAGCCTATAATAACCAGGGATATGATTTAGCGAGTCAGGGAAGATTCACCGAAGCTGTGGCAGCTTTTGAACGAGCAATCGCCCTGTATCCGGGTTATGATACCGCCTACAATAACCTAGGAATTACTTATGCTCAACTGGGAAATTTTCCAGCAGCGGTGAGCGCATTTGAAGAAGCTATCACTCTAAATTCCGCCAATGTAGAATACTATAACAACCTCGGCAGTGCCTTGGGTTCCTTGGGGAGAATCGCCGAAGCCACTAACATTTTCAAAGAGGCGATCGCCCGCTATCCCAATGAACCCGATAGCCATTTTAATTTAGCCATTGCCTTCTTAAATCAAAATCAAGTTCCTGAAGCCATTGCTTCCTTAAAAACCGCCCGAGACTTATACCAAATCCGCAATAATTTTGCAGCAGTCCAACAAATCAATCAAATTTTACAAGACTTAGAGCTTTAG
- a CDS encoding mechanosensitive ion channel family protein, with protein sequence MEGAKLNMTWGHRRGFYYILSFILSLMLSMLGLMGGGLPGVAQSSPAAVPESSLPIANPFAAAGKIGNIVYAPVTLDGRKLFQITAEEGIGERSPSSISPLQMRVTMYETKLNWAIAAGFDPQTLEVSFEFQEGQTVLFVRDGDRLGKKDILTLTELDARLYGIGVTDLATHVSQTIAQALIRGQFERQPEYLRLQGAISVALLLGTLVTAGVLRRIQQRLKREWNAIATQAASETSPSSDQEGEIQSDVLTQVDRQLTWERQRDVNLLKRRMLQMTLLAIALGSLATVVGLFPQTRWLQSRLLTQPLLLLILLLTSVLIKLAHVAVDRCSNSWIEMQAIAPNASKRLTVRVSTFSHALKGMITFTVFALGLLLILYQLQVPIAPVLAGAGIAGFAISFASQNLIRDVINGSLILLEDHYAIGDVIDTGAASGVVEYMNLRITQIRGSGGRLSTIPNGSISTVHNLTKDWSRLDFTIEIAYNSDVTQALQVVKEVAEKLHQDPEWGDRILDPVNVLGVNQITHQGIEISLWMQTQPGQQWRVGREFRHRLKIALDQAEIEVGVPQRSVYFHGDSEK encoded by the coding sequence ATGGAAGGAGCTAAACTGAACATGACCTGGGGACATCGGCGAGGATTTTATTATATTTTAAGTTTTATCTTGAGCTTGATGCTGTCGATGCTAGGGTTGATGGGTGGGGGATTACCTGGGGTCGCACAATCCTCACCGGCAGCAGTCCCGGAAAGTTCGTTGCCGATCGCCAATCCGTTTGCTGCGGCGGGAAAAATTGGGAATATTGTGTATGCACCTGTTACCCTGGATGGTCGGAAACTGTTCCAAATTACGGCAGAAGAGGGCATTGGAGAACGCAGCCCATCCAGTATATCACCGCTTCAGATGCGGGTGACGATGTATGAAACCAAGCTGAATTGGGCGATCGCCGCTGGTTTTGACCCCCAAACCCTAGAAGTGAGTTTCGAGTTCCAGGAGGGTCAAACGGTGCTGTTTGTCCGGGATGGCGATCGCCTCGGCAAGAAGGATATTCTCACCCTGACGGAACTGGATGCCCGACTTTATGGCATCGGGGTGACAGATTTGGCAACTCACGTTAGTCAGACGATCGCCCAAGCCCTGATTCGCGGCCAGTTTGAGCGTCAGCCCGAATATTTGCGCCTCCAAGGTGCGATCTCTGTTGCCCTTCTCCTCGGGACTCTGGTGACTGCTGGAGTGCTGCGACGGATACAGCAGAGACTCAAACGGGAATGGAATGCGATCGCCACCCAAGCTGCAAGTGAGACCAGCCCTTCCTCGGATCAGGAGGGGGAAATCCAGTCTGATGTTCTCACTCAAGTTGATCGCCAACTCACTTGGGAACGGCAACGGGATGTGAATCTCCTGAAACGCCGAATGCTGCAAATGACGCTGTTGGCGATCGCCTTGGGGAGTCTAGCAACCGTCGTGGGATTATTCCCCCAAACGCGCTGGCTACAAAGCCGATTGTTGACTCAACCGTTGCTGCTGCTGATTTTACTCTTGACTAGCGTTCTGATTAAACTGGCTCATGTTGCGGTTGATCGTTGTTCTAATTCTTGGATAGAAATGCAGGCGATCGCGCCGAACGCTTCTAAACGTTTGACGGTGAGAGTTTCTACCTTTTCTCACGCCTTAAAAGGGATGATTACTTTTACGGTTTTTGCCCTCGGACTTTTGCTGATTCTTTATCAGCTTCAAGTTCCGATCGCGCCGGTACTCGCCGGTGCCGGGATAGCGGGATTTGCAATTTCTTTTGCCTCTCAAAATTTAATCCGAGATGTGATTAATGGCAGCTTGATTTTATTAGAAGACCACTATGCCATCGGGGATGTAATTGATACCGGCGCAGCATCTGGGGTGGTTGAATATATGAACCTCCGCATCACTCAAATTCGCGGCAGTGGGGGTAGACTCAGTACGATTCCTAATGGGAGTATTTCCACCGTCCACAATCTGACTAAAGATTGGTCTCGTCTGGATTTTACCATTGAGATTGCCTATAATTCTGATGTCACCCAAGCGCTACAGGTGGTGAAAGAGGTGGCGGAAAAATTGCATCAAGACCCGGAATGGGGCGATCGCATTCTGGACCCGGTAAATGTCTTAGGAGTGAATCAGATTACTCATCAGGGGATTGAAATCAGCCTTTGGATGCAAACCCAACCGGGACAACAATGGCGAGTGGGTCGAGAGTTTCGCCATCGGCTCAAAATCGCGCTAGATCAAGCAGAAATTGAGGTGGGAGTTCCTCAGCGATCGGTCTATTTTCATGGGGATTCAGAAAAATAA
- a CDS encoding peroxiredoxin, producing the protein MSVQIGDTAPDFSLPSQTGEPVKLSDFRGKSTVVLYFYPKDDTPGCTKESCAFRDSYEQFKQAGAEVIGVSSDSADSHQKFASKYSLPFTLLSDRDKALRKLYGVPATLGLLPGRVTYVIDKQGVVRHIFNSMMNFEGHVEESLKTLKEI; encoded by the coding sequence ATGAGCGTACAAATCGGAGATACCGCCCCGGATTTTAGTTTGCCATCTCAAACCGGGGAACCCGTTAAACTCAGCGATTTTCGAGGGAAATCTACTGTCGTGCTTTATTTTTATCCAAAAGATGATACGCCCGGATGCACGAAGGAATCTTGCGCCTTTCGGGATAGTTATGAACAGTTCAAACAAGCAGGGGCCGAAGTCATCGGGGTCAGCAGCGATTCAGCGGATTCTCACCAAAAATTCGCCAGTAAGTACAGTCTGCCCTTTACCCTGTTAAGCGATCGCGATAAAGCCCTTCGCAAGCTCTATGGGGTCCCTGCAACTCTGGGACTCCTCCCCGGGCGCGTCACCTATGTGATTGATAAACAGGGCGTTGTCCGCCATATCTTCAATTCCATGATGAATTTTGAGGGTCATGTGGAAGAGTCTCTCAAAACTTTGAAAGAAATTTAA
- a CDS encoding glucosamine-6-phosphate deaminase: protein MADPSNVSKLTPPLKVFSVDALAVRLFATAAEMAWDAAVVASDILEKAIAHRGEARVLLATGNSQIEFLEAAIALNRVDWSRVVFFHLDEYLGIPATHPASFRSYLRDRVENQVHPAAFHYINGDAIEPLKECDRYSQLLLEKPIDLCCLGVGENGHLAFNEPGIADFNDPYPIKLVKLAHATHQQLVNQAQFPTLESVPKYAFTLTIPQLCAAENIICLAPSRRKTQIVQQMLSNAITPEIPATILRSQSHATLFLDQDSAGEF, encoded by the coding sequence ATGGCTGATCCATCGAATGTTTCAAAATTAACCCCTCCCCTGAAAGTCTTTTCGGTGGATGCCTTAGCAGTTCGTCTGTTTGCCACTGCCGCAGAGATGGCATGGGATGCGGCTGTTGTCGCCAGTGACATCTTAGAGAAGGCGATCGCCCACCGGGGGGAGGCGAGGGTACTCCTGGCGACGGGGAATTCCCAAATTGAATTTCTGGAGGCAGCGATCGCCTTAAATCGGGTGGATTGGTCCCGGGTTGTTTTCTTTCATTTAGATGAATATCTGGGAATTCCCGCCACCCATCCGGCAAGTTTTCGTAGCTACTTGCGCGATCGCGTGGAAAATCAGGTCCATCCTGCCGCCTTCCATTACATCAATGGAGATGCGATCGAACCCCTGAAAGAATGCGATCGCTATAGTCAATTATTGCTAGAAAAACCCATTGATTTATGCTGTTTGGGCGTGGGAGAAAATGGTCACTTAGCCTTTAATGAACCCGGGATTGCAGATTTTAACGACCCCTACCCCATTAAACTGGTGAAATTAGCCCACGCCACCCATCAGCAATTGGTGAATCAAGCACAGTTTCCCACCTTAGAATCGGTGCCAAAATATGCCTTTACCCTGACCATTCCCCAGCTTTGTGCCGCCGAAAACATCATCTGTCTCGCCCCCTCCCGGCGCAAAACCCAGATTGTTCAGCAGATGTTATCTAATGCCATCACCCCGGAAATTCCTGCGACAATTTTGCGATCGCAATCCCACGCCACCTTGTTTTTAGACCAAGATTCTGCTGGGGAATTTTAA
- a CDS encoding metal ABC transporter permease, with the protein MLDGLIEPLQYSFMQRSLIVAILVGLICAVVGSYLIVQRLALLGDAIGHSVLPGLAVAYGMGANIFVGAFIAGVLSTVVIAWIRTRSPIKEDAAMGIVLSSFFALGITLITVIQKDEKIDLNHFLFGNILAVTPDDVKTTAMIAGLTLAVVFLLYKELLFYTFDPLGAQAAGLPVNLLNFGLMILIALTVVASMKAVGVVLVLSLLIAPGATAYLLVPRFHQVMMVGALIGIVSSVSGMYWSFYQNIPSGPAIVLVVSGFFLLALLLSPSHGVLTHPRAKGESSAFWQEIKGLFR; encoded by the coding sequence ATGTTAGACGGATTAATTGAACCTCTCCAATATAGTTTTATGCAACGATCGCTGATTGTTGCGATTTTAGTCGGCTTGATTTGTGCCGTGGTTGGCAGTTATCTCATCGTCCAGCGTTTGGCTTTATTAGGAGATGCGATCGGGCATTCCGTCCTCCCTGGATTGGCAGTTGCCTATGGGATGGGGGCGAATATTTTTGTCGGGGCCTTTATTGCCGGGGTCCTCAGTACCGTCGTGATCGCCTGGATTAGAACGCGATCGCCTATTAAAGAAGATGCCGCAATGGGAATAGTTTTATCTTCCTTTTTTGCCTTGGGCATTACTTTAATTACCGTCATTCAAAAAGACGAAAAAATTGACCTCAATCATTTTTTATTCGGCAATATTCTCGCTGTCACCCCAGACGATGTAAAAACCACCGCAATGATTGCAGGTTTAACCCTCGCGGTGGTTTTTTTACTGTACAAAGAACTGTTGTTTTACACCTTTGATCCCCTGGGTGCTCAAGCCGCAGGACTGCCAGTGAATCTGCTCAATTTTGGGTTAATGATTTTGATTGCCCTAACCGTCGTCGCCAGTATGAAAGCGGTGGGGGTGGTTTTGGTTTTATCTCTACTGATTGCCCCTGGTGCCACGGCCTATTTATTGGTACCTCGTTTCCATCAGGTGATGATGGTCGGGGCGTTGATTGGGATTGTTTCCAGTGTCTCTGGAATGTATTGGAGTTTTTATCAAAATATCCCCTCCGGTCCGGCGATTGTGTTAGTGGTTTCGGGGTTTTTTCTGTTAGCCTTGCTGTTGAGTCCGAGTCATGGGGTTCTGACTCATCCTCGGGCTAAAGGGGAAAGTTCTGCATTCTGGCAGGAAATTAAAGGCTTGTTTCGCTAG
- a CDS encoding response regulator, with translation MRVLVVEDDTGIAKFINQGLNEAGYAVDVASNGREGVNYAIAADYDLIVLDVLLPELDGLSVLKTLRQRGLQTPVLLLTALDTVQDRVLGLDAGADDYLIKPFDFTELLARLRALLRRPPLQTDVVLQVGNLEMDTVQRLVRRGDRLIELSPREFSLLEYLMRHPHQVLSRTQIAQHVWSFDFYGDFKVIDVYIGYLRRKIDRNETTSLIQTVRGVGYRISAHDESQIPGG, from the coding sequence ATGCGTGTATTAGTTGTGGAAGATGATACAGGGATTGCTAAGTTTATTAATCAGGGGCTCAACGAAGCCGGGTACGCCGTGGATGTGGCCTCCAATGGTCGTGAAGGGGTCAACTATGCGATCGCCGCTGATTATGATCTAATTGTACTAGATGTCTTGCTCCCGGAATTGGATGGTCTCAGCGTCTTGAAAACTCTGCGCCAACGCGGATTACAAACCCCAGTGCTGCTGTTAACTGCACTGGACACGGTACAGGACCGGGTGCTGGGTTTAGATGCAGGAGCCGATGATTACCTGATTAAGCCATTTGACTTCACGGAACTGCTGGCTCGATTGCGAGCATTACTGAGGCGTCCTCCCCTCCAGACTGATGTGGTACTCCAGGTGGGCAATCTAGAAATGGATACAGTCCAACGCCTAGTGAGACGGGGCGATCGCCTGATTGAACTTAGCCCTCGCGAGTTTTCCCTCCTAGAATACCTGATGCGCCATCCTCACCAAGTTCTCAGTCGAACTCAAATTGCTCAACACGTCTGGAGCTTTGATTTTTATGGAGATTTCAAAGTGATTGATGTCTACATCGGATACCTCCGGCGCAAAATAGACCGGAACGAAACAACCTCACTGATTCAAACCGTGCGGGGGGTTGGTTATCGGATCAGTGCTCACGATGAAAGTCAAATACCTGGAGGTTGA
- a CDS encoding HupE/UreJ family protein has protein sequence MLKQTLNRFSSVLPHHPRITGGLIIVALAIALFWGVEPAFAHHGMDSATPSNFWEGLLSGLAHPIIGLDHFAFVVAIALLSAFHPYGIAIPITFAIAAMGGTGIHLLTLDIPAVEIIIAASVLTVGILLGMKERPNLTLVAAIAAIAGIFHGYAYGEAIIGAETAPLLAYLIGFTAIQIAIASAAIGFVRKTLTALDRDPNLSLRFAGFTIGGIGAAFLASSILG, from the coding sequence ATGCTTAAGCAAACCCTCAACCGATTCTCATCTGTTTTACCCCATCACCCCAGAATAACCGGGGGACTGATCATCGTTGCCCTTGCCATTGCGTTGTTCTGGGGAGTCGAACCGGCATTCGCCCATCACGGGATGGATTCCGCCACGCCGAGTAACTTCTGGGAGGGATTACTCTCGGGACTCGCACATCCAATTATCGGGTTGGATCATTTCGCCTTTGTGGTGGCGATCGCCTTACTGTCTGCCTTCCATCCCTACGGCATCGCCATTCCCATTACGTTTGCGATCGCTGCAATGGGAGGTACCGGAATTCACCTACTCACCCTGGATATTCCTGCCGTAGAAATCATCATTGCCGCTTCCGTACTCACTGTCGGAATCCTCCTAGGGATGAAAGAACGGCCTAATTTAACCCTGGTTGCGGCGATCGCTGCGATCGCTGGCATCTTTCACGGCTATGCCTACGGTGAAGCCATCATCGGCGCAGAAACCGCCCCTCTATTGGCTTACCTGATTGGATTTACCGCCATCCAAATCGCGATCGCCTCCGCTGCGATCGGTTTTGTCCGCAAAACGCTCACCGCTTTGGATCGCGACCCCAACTTATCCCTGCGATTTGCTGGATTTACCATTGGAGGAATCGGCGCAGCATTTCTCGCCTCTTCAATTCTGGGTTAA
- the cobW gene encoding cobalamin biosynthesis protein CobW has translation MHKIPVTVITGFLGAGKTSTIRHLLQNNQGRRIAVLVNEFGEVGIDGEFLKSCQVCDESPATDSNIIELTNGCLCCTVQEEFLPTMQELLKHRDRLDCMLIETSGLALPKPLIQAFRWPEIRTGATVDGVVTLVDCEAVAAGTLVGDIHALEQARQADPSLDHETPIEELFEDQLACADLVLLTKVDLVDKETQTKVISWLRSQLPPHVKIVPCKSSEITADLLLGFNAAVEDNLDSRPSHHDTEEDHEHDDDINSVNIILDQTFEPKTLVKQLEKLVEEAEIYRIKGFVDVLNKPMRLVLQGVGKRFDHFYDRPWQQAEPRQTRLVFIGRNLNRERILEAIVPSS, from the coding sequence ATGCATAAAATTCCTGTTACCGTAATCACTGGTTTTCTCGGGGCTGGCAAAACCAGCACCATTCGCCATCTCCTCCAAAATAATCAAGGACGGCGCATTGCTGTGCTCGTCAATGAATTTGGCGAAGTCGGCATTGACGGCGAGTTTCTCAAATCCTGTCAAGTCTGTGACGAATCTCCCGCTACCGATAGCAATATTATTGAACTAACCAACGGTTGCCTTTGTTGCACCGTTCAAGAGGAATTTTTGCCCACCATGCAGGAATTGCTCAAACATCGCGATCGCCTCGATTGTATGTTAATCGAAACCTCGGGACTCGCCCTCCCCAAACCCCTGATCCAAGCCTTTCGCTGGCCGGAAATTCGCACCGGGGCCACCGTCGATGGCGTCGTCACCCTGGTCGATTGTGAGGCAGTCGCTGCCGGTACCCTCGTCGGCGATATCCACGCCTTAGAACAAGCCCGCCAAGCCGACCCCAGCTTAGATCATGAAACTCCCATCGAAGAGTTATTTGAAGATCAACTCGCCTGTGCCGACTTAGTATTACTGACCAAAGTCGATTTAGTCGATAAAGAAACTCAAACTAAAGTGATCTCTTGGCTGCGATCGCAACTTCCCCCTCACGTCAAAATTGTTCCCTGCAAAAGCAGTGAAATTACCGCCGACTTACTCCTAGGATTTAATGCTGCCGTGGAAGACAACCTAGACAGTCGTCCCAGTCACCACGACACCGAGGAAGACCATGAACATGATGATGATATCAATTCAGTCAACATTATCCTAGACCAAACCTTTGAACCGAAAACCCTAGTTAAACAGCTAGAAAAGTTAGTAGAAGAAGCCGAAATTTATCGCATAAAAGGATTTGTTGATGTCCTGAATAAACCCATGCGATTAGTCTTACAAGGCGTCGGCAAACGCTTCGACCACTTTTACGATCGCCCCTGGCAACAAGCCGAACCCCGCCAAACCCGCCTCGTCTTCATCGGACGCAACCTCAACCGTGAGCGTATTTTAGAGGCGATCGTCCCCAGTTCATAA